One Carassius auratus strain Wakin chromosome 3, ASM336829v1, whole genome shotgun sequence genomic region harbors:
- the limd2 gene encoding LIM domain-containing protein 2, whose product MDNRKTSDDKPVQRSKSFSFKTQKETCASCEKTVYPMERLVANNLIFHNSCFCCKHCNTKLSLGSYAALAGEFYCKPHFQQLFKSKGNYDEGFGRKQHKELWASKDAESITKTA is encoded by the exons GATAACAGGAAGACATCTGATGACAAGCCCGTTCAGCGTTCTAAG TCTTTCAGTTTCAAGACACAGAAGGAGACGTGTGCATCATGTGAGAAGACTGTTTATCCGATGGAGAGATTGGTGGCCAACAACCTCATCTTCCATAACTCGTGCTTCTGCTGCAAGCATTGCAACACCAAACTCAG TCTGGGGTCCTATGCAGCGCTGGCGGGGGAGTTCTACTGCAAACCACACTTCCAGCAGCTATTCAAGAGTAAAGGGAACTACGACGAGGGCTTCGGACGCAAGCAGCACAAGGAGCTCTGGGCCTCCAAGGATGCAGAGAGCATCACCAAGACGGCATAA
- the map3k3 gene encoding mitogen-activated protein kinase kinase kinase 3, with protein MNERQALHSIMKDLVALQMTRRQPASTYDTAKPKPVSTASSSKRMEDVRIKFEFCGERRILMFGRPVQFEEVQQKVKTFFGQQLDLHYMNNELSIPLRNQDDLDKAIDLLDRSSNMKSIKIMLLTQEQSNASSPSHHTVCKQVRIKTSQSTGDVSTAYQSSESRGRHHSTSSQNTGRSSPPPGYVPECQQRIARQGSYTSINSEGEFIPETSEQCVLDPWSSAENSVSGSCQSLDSNSDSPSLRKPRTHRVKSYPDNRQDCADRENHVYDKIVGKGGTYPRRYHVSLHHKDHSEGRRTFPRIRRAQGNLFTLVPSRRSLNGSEESLGSWQLVDTQTRLRPQERTVPHKSPTAPVTWRRGKLLGQGAFGSVYLCYDVDTGRELAAKQVHFDPSSPETSKEVSALECEIQLLKNLHHERIVQYYGCLKDHNEKTLTIFMEYMPGGSVKDQLKAYGALTENVTRKYTRQILEGMSYLHSNMIVHRDIKGANILRDSAGNVKLGDFGASKRLQTICMSSTGVRSVTGTPYWMSPEVISGEGYGRKADVWSLGCTVVEMLTEKPPWAEFEAMAAIFKIATQPTNPQLPSHISEHTRDFLRCIFVEAKHRPSAEELLRHPFSQILC; from the exons ATGA atgagagaCAGGCTCTCCATTCAATTATGAAGGATCTGGTGGCCCTGCAGATGACCAGGCGCCAGCCGGCATCAACTTATGACACAGCAAAACCTAAACCAGTCAGCACTGCCAGCTCTTCCAAAAGAATG GAGGATGTCAGGATTAAGTTTGAGTTCTGTGGTGAACGAAG GATTCTGATGTTTGGGCGGCCTGTGCAGTTTGAGGAAGTCCAGCAGAAAGTCAAAACATTCTTCGGTCAGCAgttagacctgcattatatgaatAATGAG CTGTCCATCCCTCTGCGCAATCAGGACGACTTGGATAAAGCCATTGATCTGTTGGACCGCAGCTCAAACATGAAGAGCATCAAGATCATGCTGCTGACACAGGAACAAAGCAAT gCCTCTTCTCCGTCTCATCACACAGTGTGTAAGCAGGTTCGCATCAAAACCTCACAGTCCACCGGTGATGTCAGTACTGCCTACCAATCCTCCGAATCGAGAGGACGCCACCACTCCACCA GCTCTCAGAACACTGGCCGAAGTTCTCCACCCCCCGGTTACGTTCCAGAGTGCCAACAGCGAATCGCACGTCAGGGGTCGTATACCAGCATCAATAGCGAGGGGGAGTTCATACCTGAAACCAGTGAACAGTGT GTGCTGGATCCTTGGAGCAGTGCAGAAAACTCAGTGTCCGGCAGCTGTCAGTCACTTGACAGCAACTCTGACAG TCCCTCACTCAGGAAACCTCGTACACACAGGGTTAAGAGTTACCCTGACAACAGACAGGACTGTGCAG ACCGGGAAAACCATGTATATGATAAGATTGTAGGGAAGGGAGGGACATACCCTCGCAGGTATCACGTATCGCTGCATCATAAAGACCACAGTGAAG GTCGACGGACCTTTCCACGGATCCGTCGTGCCCAGGGAAACTTATTCACGTTGGTGCCATCCCGGCGCTCACTGAACGGCAGTGAGGAGAGTTTGGGGAGCTGGCAGCTGGTTGATACTCAAACCAGACTCCGCCCACAGGAGCGCACGGTCCCACATAAGT CCCCTACAGCTCCAGTGACGTGGCGTAGGGGGAAGCTGCTGGGCCAGGGTGCGTTCGGAAGCGTTTATCTGTGCTATGATGTGGACACCGGCAGGGAACTTGCAGCAAAACAGGTTCATTTTGACCCTTCCAGTCCAGAGACCAGCAAG GAGGTGAGTGCTTTAGAGTGTGAGATACAGCTGTTGAAGAACCTGCATCACGAACGAATCGTTCAGTACTACGGTTGCCTTAAAGACCATAATGAGAAGACCCTCACCATTTTCATGGAGTATATGCCCGGA GGTTCAGTCAAAGACCAGCTGAAGGCTTATGGGGCTTTGACGGAGAATGTGACACGCAAGTACACCAGACAAATTTTGGAGGGCATGTCCTACTTACACAGCAACATGATCGTCCACAGAGACATCAAAG GTGCCAACATCCTGCGAGATTCAGCCGGCAATGTGAAGCTGGGAGATTTTGGCGCCAGTAAGCGGCTTCAGACCATCTGCATGTCCAGCACTGGGGTGCGCTCTGTTACTGGAACGCCGTACTGGATGAGCCCAGAGGTCATCAGTGGAGAGGGGTACGGCCGGAAGGCAGATGTCTG GAGTCTAGGCTGCACTGTGGTGGAGATGTTGACAGAAAAGCCCCCGTGGGCTGAATTCGAGGCCATGGCAGCCATATTTAAGATCGCCACTCAGCCCACCAACCCCCAGCTGCCCTCTCACATCTCCGAGCACACGCGGGACTTCCTCCGCTGCATCTTCGTGGAGGCCAAGCACCGGCCGAGTGCAGAGGAGTTGCTCAGACATCCCTTCTCCCAGATCTTGTGCTGA